Sequence from the Flavobacterium sp. J372 genome:
GTTGCAGTCCATGATACGGTTGCTGTATGAAGGCCGGTACCTACTGCGCTCACACCTGTAGGCGCGAAGCATGTTGGTGATACAGTTACAGAGATATCATCTACATAAAGATAGTTTTGCCCCGAAGCTGAGTACGCTTTGAACCCGATGTAGTATACACCCGTGGTTGATGGTGTAAAGTCTACATATGTTGTAGTTGGTGTTGAGCCTGTAATAGCAGGATGGTCTGCAAGCTGCATCATTGCTAAAGATGAAGTTGCATCACCATAAGCAACTTCAAGTTTTTCGGTATAAGTAGCTGACGATGCACCGTACTTGTACGTTAGCCTGTAACTTGTACCTGCCGTAAGGTTTAATCCTTGTGTATAAAACCAGGTATTGGCCGGTCCTGCATAGGTATAGTTATAACGAAGCGCTTTGTTGTTAAAGCCACCTGCAGCAGGAGTTGAAGTAATCCATTTGTTACCTGTCCCTTCATTTACCACAATAGTACATGCCGGTAGGGCAGGGGTTGTTACCGATTCAAAATCCTGTACGTAAGGTACATTTGTAGCTTCGCACATAGTTGTAAACATAGCGCTTTGAGACCATGCACTCAAGTCATCGTTTCCGCAATTGTTGCGTATCCAGATGTAATATGTTGTGTTAGGCGTAAGGTCAGATATTGTGGTCGAAACATCGGCAGCACCAGCTGTACCAAGCGCTGTTGTAGCTGCTGTTGGCGCAGTGCCTGTTGTATTGTAGTAATATTGATAGCCTGCTGAAACACCATCAGGAGTCCACATAATATCAGCAGAGTTTACCCCTGTACCCATCGCCGTCAGGCCAGTAGGCGTGTTACAAGTTGGCGCAACAATCACAGAGATATCATCTACATAAAGTGAGTTTTGGCCTGCTGCAGAGTAAGCGTGGAAGCCAATATAGTAAACCCCTGTTGTAGACGGCGTGAAATCTACATATGTAATAGTCGCTGCCGAACCTGTTATAGACGGGTGATCATTCAGCTGTATCATTGCAGATGATTGTGTATCCATCCCGTAGCTCACTTCCATTTTTTCAGTATAGCCAGATCCTCCGTATTTGTAAGTAAGCCTGTAGCTGGTACCTGCAGTAAGGTTAAGGCCCTGGGTATAAAACCATGCGTCAGCAGGGTTCGCGAAGCTGTATGGGTAGCGAAGCACCTTAGTATTAAATGCTGCGGTAGCTGGGCTTGTTGTATTCCAGGTATTGCCTGTACCCTCATTTACCGCAATTGTACATGCAGGCAGGGCAGGAGTTGTTACCGACTCAAAGTTTTGGGTATAAGGTACGTTCGTAGCCTCACAAAGTGTTGTAAAGCTTCCGCTTTGAGACCAAACACTAAGGTCATTGTTTCCGCAGTTGTTGCGTACCCAAACATAGTAAGTGGTATTTGGCGAAAGGTCAGAAATATTCGCAGATGTCTCTGCTGCACCTACACTCCCTAGCGCTGTTGTTGCTGCAGTAGGTGCAGTGTTGGTTGTGTTGTAATAGTATTGATACCCTCCTGAAACACCGTCAGGTGTCCATGATATTACACCGCTGCCTGGCCCTGAAGCCACGGCGCTTACACCTGTAGGAGTATTACAAGTTGGAGCAACCGTTACAGAAATATCATCAACCAATAGGTAGTTTTGGCCTGATGCAGAGTAAGCGTGGAAACCAATAAAATAAACTCCTGTAGTTGCAGGGGTAAAATCAACATATGTAACTGTTGGTGTACTTCCTGTAATTTCAGGGTAATCTACAATCTGGATCATAGAAGCTCCGTCAGTAGCCATACCGTAACCTACCTCCATTTTCTCTGTGTAGCCGGAACCGCCGTATTTGTAAGCAACGCGGTAACTAACGCCCGCTATAAGATTTAGGCCGCGTGTAAAGAACCACGTATCTGCAGCGCCGGCGAATGAATAAGAGTAACGCAGCGCCTTATTTGTAAAGCCGTAAGCAGCCGGTGATGCGGTTGTCCAGATATTCGCAGGGCCGGTTTTGATGGCAGTAGTACACGCCGGCAAAGCCGGTACCGTTGCAGATTCAAAATTTTCAGTATAAGGTAGATCGGTTGGTTCACATAGCGTTGTGAATGACGTGCCCGGTACCCAGTTGCCAAAGGTATCACCGCAAACACTCCTTATCCAGGTATAATAGAGCGTATTTGGCAGAAGTGTGCCTGCTGATACGCTTGTACCCTGGGCTGGAATACCCTGTACAGCGGCAGTTGGTGCTGTATTGACACTTGATACATATACCTGGTAACCATTTGCAGGAACCACCTGTGGAGGTGTCCAGGTAAGATTTGCGGTATTTGTCGCAACCACATCTGCATGAAGGTTTGATGCAGGAAGGCATGATGCCAATGTAGCATTAAACTCCAGCCTTGCCAATGTAGTATACCTTGTTCCTGCAGGAGGTGTAGCCGGGTTAATGTTGGTAGCCGCCCCTGCCCTCAAACCTGTGTTTGCTAAACTAACATATGTACCAAAAGTTGTGGCAGAGAAGCCATTTGTTTTGCCGTCAGAATTTTCATCTACAGCTACAATAAGGTTGCTGGTGCCATCATATATAAATGGCGCTGAAAAAGTAATTTCAAGCCACTGGCCGTTAACCGATGTTATATTACCTGAAAACACCTGTGTAAGGTTTGCTACAGGTTCCCAGTCGGTTGTTGAAGCAAATGAACTTTTTGTAGTGTGTCCTACATAAACGGTCCAGCTTTCCCAGTTGGCAAACGGCTCAAGGCCACTTGCAATGTAAAAGCGTACTGCCGTAATCTGCCCCGCGCTTCCGCCGGCGCCTATTATCTCAGAGGCTCTCACAATTTGCTGTGAATAGTTGTAGAAGCTGTAGGTATCCATAGGCATACCATAAGCAGAAGTAGTGCCACTGCCGACAGCTACCGTGCCTAAAGTCTGTCCTGAGGCAGACAAGCACGTAAATAAAGAGCATAAGGCAATAAAGCCTATGCGCCAGTAATTAAATTTCCGATAAACGGGACTGGTAATTTTATTCATGAAATAAATTGATTTAAATTGCGCTAAATATATCAAAATTATTCTTAAAAATTTAAAATAGCAGTTTTCGTTTACCTACCCTTTTATTCACAAAAAAAGCGCCTTAAAGACGCTTTAGTTTTATTCGAAATATGTGAATGTATCTCCATCCTTCATATTCAGTAATGTCTCGTAGATGAGGCGTATTACATTCTCCACATCATGCCGGTGAACCATCTCTACTGTAGTATGCATATAGCGCAGCGGCAATGAAATAAGCGCAGAAGCCACACCGCCATTGCTGTAAGCAAAAGCATCGGTATCAGTACCTGTAACCCTTGACGATGCCAGCCTTTGGAAGGGTATGCTGTTCTTCTCGGCAGTATCAAGTATGAGTTCGCGCAGGTTATTTTGCACGGCCGGTGCATAAGTTACAACCGGGCCTTTGCCAATTTGCGTTTCACCTTCAATACGCTTGTCAATCATGGGTGTAGTGCTGTCATGGCACACATCGGTCACAATAGCTACATTCGGGCGGATGGTTTTCGTGATCATCTCCGCCCCGCGAAGGCCAACCTCTTCCTGTACCGAGTTAGTTATATAAAGCCCAAACGGAAGTTTCTTTTTATTTACTTTTAGCAGCCTTGCTACCTCGGCAATCATAAAGCCGCCAATACGGTTGTCAATAGCGCGGCACACAAATTTGTTGCCGTTCATTATCATGAAGTCATCCGGGTACGTGATAACGCAGCCCACATGTACGCCAAGCTTTTCAACCTCTTCTTTAGTAGAACAGCCACAATCAATAAAAATAGTTTCAATTTTAGCAGGCTCTTCTTTGCCGCGATTGCGGGTATGTATTGCAGGCCAGCCGAATACACCTTTTACAATTCCGTTTTTGGTATGGATATTGACACGCTTTGACGGTGCAATCATATGGTCTGAGCCACCGTTGCGTATAACGTATATAAGTCCGTTTTCAGTAATATAATTTACGTACCATGATATTTCATCACTATGGCCTTCAATCACCACTTTGTAAGGCGCATCGGGGTTTATAACCCCAACAGCTGTACCGTAAGTATCGGTTATGAAAGTATCAACATACGGGCGCAGGTAATCCATCCATATTTTCTGGCCGGCGGCCTCATGCCCGGTAGGAGACGGGTTATTAAGATATTGCTCTAAAAATGCCAGTGAAGCATCATTAAGTATAGATTTTGATGACATAAATTTTATTTTCCGCTAAAATATAAATAACATATCACAGTTATATATAATTGTATAATTTTGGCTCAAATTTGCAAGATGAAAATGAAGGTAAAATATTGCCTTATTCTTTTAATATGCTGCTGCTTTGGTGCTTATGCTCAGGTAGAAGACACATTAACCACGGGCTTTGAAAACGATTCGATAGCTTACAGCGTTGAGATGCCTGAAGTATTGGTAGGCAACAACCCCAATGCTGTTTCTGCTGAGACTAAAAAGCAGCTGCTTTTACTGAAGCGCCGGACGCTAAAGGTATATCCGTATGCTAAAATTGCGGCCGACAGGCTTACGATGCTTAGCAACAACATGGCAAAGCTGAAAACTGACAAGGAGAAAAAGAAGTATTCTAAAATAGTAGAAAAATATCTTGAAACTGAGTTTGAAGGCCAACTGAAAAAGCTTACCCGTAAAGAGGGGCAGATACTTATAAAGCTAATACACAGGCAGACAGGCCAGTCGGCGTTTGATCTAATAAAAGAACACAAAAGCGGCTGGAA
This genomic interval carries:
- a CDS encoding M42 family metallopeptidase, which encodes MSSKSILNDASLAFLEQYLNNPSPTGHEAAGQKIWMDYLRPYVDTFITDTYGTAVGVINPDAPYKVVIEGHSDEISWYVNYITENGLIYVIRNGGSDHMIAPSKRVNIHTKNGIVKGVFGWPAIHTRNRGKEEPAKIETIFIDCGCSTKEEVEKLGVHVGCVITYPDDFMIMNGNKFVCRAIDNRIGGFMIAEVARLLKVNKKKLPFGLYITNSVQEEVGLRGAEMITKTIRPNVAIVTDVCHDSTTPMIDKRIEGETQIGKGPVVTYAPAVQNNLRELILDTAEKNSIPFQRLASSRVTGTDTDAFAYSNGGVASALISLPLRYMHTTVEMVHRHDVENVIRLIYETLLNMKDGDTFTYFE
- a CDS encoding fibronectin type III domain-containing protein, with the protein product MNKITSPVYRKFNYWRIGFIALCSLFTCLSASGQTLGTVAVGSGTTSAYGMPMDTYSFYNYSQQIVRASEIIGAGGSAGQITAVRFYIASGLEPFANWESWTVYVGHTTKSSFASTTDWEPVANLTQVFSGNITSVNGQWLEITFSAPFIYDGTSNLIVAVDENSDGKTNGFSATTFGTYVSLANTGLRAGAATNINPATPPAGTRYTTLARLEFNATLASCLPASNLHADVVATNTANLTWTPPQVVPANGYQVYVSSVNTAPTAAVQGIPAQGTSVSAGTLLPNTLYYTWIRSVCGDTFGNWVPGTSFTTLCEPTDLPYTENFESATVPALPACTTAIKTGPANIWTTASPAAYGFTNKALRYSYSFAGAADTWFFTRGLNLIAGVSYRVAYKYGGSGYTEKMEVGYGMATDGASMIQIVDYPEITGSTPTVTYVDFTPATTGVYFIGFHAYSASGQNYLLVDDISVTVAPTCNTPTGVSAVASGPGSGVISWTPDGVSGGYQYYYNTTNTAPTAATTALGSVGAAETSANISDLSPNTTYYVWVRNNCGNNDLSVWSQSGSFTTLCEATNVPYTQNFESVTTPALPACTIAVNEGTGNTWNTTSPATAAFNTKVLRYPYSFANPADAWFYTQGLNLTAGTSYRLTYKYGGSGYTEKMEVSYGMDTQSSAMIQLNDHPSITGSAATITYVDFTPSTTGVYYIGFHAYSAAGQNSLYVDDISVIVAPTCNTPTGLTAMGTGVNSADIMWTPDGVSAGYQYYYNTTGTAPTAATTALGTAGAADVSTTISDLTPNTTYYIWIRNNCGNDDLSAWSQSAMFTTMCEATNVPYVQDFESVTTPALPACTIVVNEGTGNKWITSTPAAGGFNNKALRYNYTYAGPANTWFYTQGLNLTAGTSYRLTYKYGASSATYTEKLEVAYGDATSSLAMMQLADHPAITGSTPTTTYVDFTPSTTGVYYIGFKAYSASGQNYLYVDDISVTVSPTCFAPTGVSAVGTGLHTATVSWTATGTPASGFEYYYNTVSTPPAANVTPQGTAAAGASSANISDLASSTMYYVWVRGNCGDGDLSQWSAFATFTTDCEASSVPFTENFESSVVPAVPVCSTVINNGSGNTWKTAALNGGGFTNKGLSYNYTYAGAADTWFFTRGINLTAGQTYKLTYKYGANTTGTYVEKMKVGYGTEATAASMTQLSDHPSITGNTPNNGSVEFTPATTGIYYIGFQAYSALGQNLLYLDDIAVDAVLSSGSFDSSSFRYFPNPVKDVLKISYTTDITSVTVYNLVGQQVLARTVNATEASVDMSALADGTYIVNVTSGESVKTLKIVKKQ
- a CDS encoding DUF4294 domain-containing protein, producing the protein MKMKVKYCLILLICCCFGAYAQVEDTLTTGFENDSIAYSVEMPEVLVGNNPNAVSAETKKQLLLLKRRTLKVYPYAKIAADRLTMLSNNMAKLKTDKEKKKYSKIVEKYLETEFEGQLKKLTRKEGQILIKLIHRQTGQSAFDLIKEHKSGWKAFWSARVAKLFDLNLKTKYDPNQVLEDFYIEGFLMQAFDSGKLVRQQPAFKIDYDALADKWLNKE